Proteins co-encoded in one Gossypium arboreum isolate Shixiya-1 chromosome 11, ASM2569848v2, whole genome shotgun sequence genomic window:
- the LOC108472096 gene encoding uncharacterized protein LOC108472096, which translates to MLPKFKVFSWGICYYILPTYNNIARIRQEFLTTCPRCNSCKETLIHAMKDCPKVREILMIDGLNNRLIDGRYERCIDWLEDILRVLDKKATVDFFTLLWNCWNDRNNLVFQGKKDTAMVVWEKVQTFSKDFRIFNLAEPSVIPSIPMSKVVDGNVRYGAIARDHDGFVIGGSYSFVNKIQNMKWAEFDAFVEGLNLALKLKVDKLILESDSAFLVNATKKRDQDITILGCSIKKASRMFRNFTSVQVNWIGRCSNRAADFLCILAIKEKCNSYFNMDFPMEIHSIVINDAIN; encoded by the exons ATGCTTCCTAAATTTAAGGTCTTTAGTTGGGGAATCTGCTACTATATTTTGCCTACCTACAATAATATTGCTCGCATCCGTCAAGAGTTCTTGACAACTTGCCCCAGATGCAACAGCTGTAAGGAAACGCTCATCCACGCTATGAAAGATTGCCCTAAAGTCCGTGAGATTCTCATGATCGATGGGTTAAACAATAGACTGATTGATGGAAGATATGAACGGTGTATCGATTGGTTGGAAGATATCCTTCGTGTGCTGGACAAGAAAGCTACTGTCGATTTTTTCACACTCCTCTGGAACTGCTGGAATGACAGGAACAATTTGGTTTTTCAAGGGAAGAAAGATACGGCTATGGTGGTATGGGAAAAAGTGCAAACTTTCAGCAAAGATTTTCGTATTTTCAACCTTGCAGAGCCTTCTGTTATCCCCTCAATCCCGATGAGTAAAG TTGTGGATGGGAATGTTAGGTACGGAGCTATTGCCAGAGACCATGATGGCTTTGTGATTGGGGGTAGCTATAGCTTTGTGAATAAAATTCAGAACATGAAATGGGCGGAATTTGACGCTTTTGTGGAAGGTTTAAATTTGGCTTTAAAATTGAAAGTGGATAAGCTTATTTTGGAATCTGACAGTGCATTTCTTGTCAATGCGACAAAAAAGAGGGACCAAGATATTACCATTTTGGGCTGCAGTATTAAAAAAGCTTCTAGAATGTTTAGGAATTTTACTTCAGTCCAAGTTAATTGGATTGGCCGTTGTAGTAACAGGGCTGCTGATTTTCTTTGTATTTTAGCGATTAAGGAAAAATGTAATTCGTACTTTAATATGGATTTTCCCATGGAAATTCATAGTATTGTCATTAATGATGCAATAAATTAA